A genomic window from Passer domesticus isolate bPasDom1 chromosome Z, bPasDom1.hap1, whole genome shotgun sequence includes:
- the GNG10 gene encoding guanine nucleotide-binding protein G(I)/G(S)/G(O) subunit gamma-10, with the protein MSSGGSLSTMQRLVEQLRLEAAVERIKVSQAAAELQQYCMQNACKDALLVGVPAGSNPFREPRSCALL; encoded by the exons ATGTCGTCGGGCGGCAGCCTGAGCACCATGCAGCGGCTGgtggagcagctgaggctggAGGCGGCCGTGGAGAGGATCAAG gtctctcaggcagctgcagaactCCAGCAGTACTGTATGCAAAATGCCTGCAAAGATGCCTTGCTTGTTGGGGTTCCTGCAGGGAGCAATCCCTTCCGTGAACCCCGatcctgtgctctgctctga
- the DNAJC25 gene encoding dnaJ homolog subfamily C member 25 translates to MHPRIPLCNARAHAACQNGPAAACDRRGQKAAPGAGRPEQAAPRAGRAPRSVPPPRPAPPLSRPRPPAPAPPPAARTARSAARPGPGGGAEMAAAARWCPGGRWALCLCLCAALLPRPARGLTDRLYCGRRVCYEVLGVSRQASKAEIARAYRQLARQYHPDRYRGEPAGGEGSGAQAAHEKFLLIAAAYETLKDEETRKDYDYMLDHPEEYYRHYYHYYRRRLAPKVDVTIVILVTVCAISVFQFFSWWSSYNEAINYLASVPKYRIQATEIARQQGLLNKTKEKGKNRRSKEEIREEEEEIIKDIIKNKIDIKGGYQKPKIYDILLFQILLAPFYWCKYIVWYCWWIYCFTIKGQEYGVEEKLYIIRRYMKMSQSQFDSLEDHQKETFLERQLWIRENYEVYKREQEEELKKKMAMDPRWKRYRRWMKNEGPGRLTFIDD, encoded by the exons ATGCATCCCAGGATTCCGCTGTGCAACGCAAGGGCACACGCCGCCTGCCAGAACGGCCCGGCAGCGGCGTGTGACAGACGGGGACAAAAGGCCGCTCCCGGCGCTGGGCGCCCCGAGCAGGCCGCGCCCCGAGCAGGCCGCGCTCCGCGCTCCgtgcccccgccccgccccgccccgcccctgTCGCGCCCCCGCCCtcccgcgccggccccgccgccggccgcgcGCACGGCGCggagcgcggcccggcccggccccggcggcggcgcagaaatggcggcggcggcgcggtgGTGTCCGGGCGGGCGCTGGgcgctgtgcctgtgcctgtgcgcggcgctgctgccgcggCCGGCGCGGGGCCTCACCGACCGCCTCTACTGCGGCCGCCGAGTCTGCTACGAGGTGCTGGGCGTCAGCCGGCAGGCCAGCAAGGCGGAGATCGCCCGCGCCTACCGGCAGCTGGCCCGGCAGTACCACCCCGACCGCTACCGCGGGGAGCCCGCGGGCGGCGAGGGCAGCGGGGCGCAGGCGGCGCACGAGAAGTTCCTGCTCATCGCCGCCGCCTACGAGACCCTCAAG GATGAAGAAACACGAAAAGATTATGACTACATGCTGGATCATCCTGAGGAGTATTACAGGCATTACTACCACTACTACCGCAGGAGACTGGCACCTAAAGTAGACGTCACAATAGTGATCCTAGTTACAGTGTGTGCCATCTCCGTGTTTCAG TTCTTCAGCTGGTGGAGTAGTTACAATGAAGCTATCAACTACTTAGCATCTGTGCCAAAATACCGTATACAAGCTACTGAGATTGCCAGGCAACAAGGTTTACTCAACAAGACTAAAGAAAAAGGCAAGAACAGGCGGTCTAAAGAAGAAATTcgtgaagaggaggaagaaattaTCAAagacattattaaaaataaaatagatataAAGGGTGGTTATCAGAAGCCCAAAATATATGATATCCTCCTATTTCAGATCCTTCTTGCTCCTTTTTACTGGTGCAAATACATAGTTTGGTACTGTTGGTGGATTTATTGTTTCACTATTAAAGGGCAAGAGTATGGTGTGGAAGAGAAGTTGTATATCATACGAAGGTACATGAAAATGTCTCAGTCTCAGTTTGACAGCCTGGAAGATCATCAAAAAGAGACCTTTCTTGAACGGCAGCTGTGGATACGAGAAAACTATGAG GTGTATAAGCGAGAACAAGAGGAGGAGTTAAAGAAGAAGATGGCCATGGATCCCCGATGGAAGAGATACCGGCGGTGGATGAAAAATGAAGGACCTGGAAGACTGACTTTTATTGATGATTGA